In Stomoxys calcitrans chromosome 2, idStoCalc2.1, whole genome shotgun sequence, the following proteins share a genomic window:
- the LOC131995052 gene encoding uncharacterized protein LOC131995052, protein MAGYLPRPESPRPARPTRPRFDPREPRYRPASWQYACGLCQEDHAIRSCPRFRQMTPYQRYETVERRSYCRNCLARSHLAPDCPVVTACRTCDYRHHTMLHGAPQLRETYGSYSPPPMEIANPRQLAIEPANQMPIVQGPPPVEIPYSRATVFVPTAMVELAPEEQDDWAGVRVLLCQASTITRIAAATVTRLGIPTRERRGHRLATIRLRSRHASRRTMYTIRAVVTRDLPRRPYSDPIIPDPTSSLRSLSLADADPRGNEPIDVEVGADAYAHLRRSGVVQPGLGAVFAQETDWGYVFVGPVTSQARNQD, encoded by the coding sequence ATGGCCGGATATTTACCTCGCCCAGAGTCCCCACGACCCGCCAGACCCACACGCCCTCGCTTCGACCCACGGGAACCCAGGTATCGCCccgcatcttggcagtatgcctGTGGCCTCTGCCAGGAGGACCACGCCATACGGTCATGCCCGCGGTTCCGGCAAATGACACCGTATCAGAGATACGAGACAGTTGAGAGACGGAGTTACTGTCGGAACTGTCTGGCGCGCAGCCATCTGGCCCCAGACTGCCCCGTGGTCACTGCCTGCCGAACATGCGACTACCGCCATCACACAATGCTGCATGGAGCCCCACAGCTTAGGGAGACATACGGCAGCTACAGCCCGCCCCCAATGGAGATTGCCAACCCACGGCAACTTGCAATCGAACCAGCCAACCAGATGCCCATCGTCCAAGGCCCTCCCCCGGTCGAGATACCTTACAGCCGGGCCACTGTTTTTGTACCCACGGCGATGGTGGAATTGGCACCCGAGGAGCAGGACGATTGGGCTGGGGTACGGGTACTTTTGTGCCAGGCATCGACCATCACCCGAATCGCGGCAGCCACAGTAACTCGCCTGGGGATACCAACGAGAGAGCGCAGAGGGCACCGTCTGGCAACAATAAGACTTCGGTCAAGGCATGCGTCGAGGAGGACCATGTATACCATCCGGGCAGTGGTGACCCGGGATTTGCCGCGACGACCCTATTCAGATCCCATCATTCCCGACCCCACAAGCAGCCTAAGATCCCTTTCTTTGGCAGATGCTGACCCTAGAGGCAACGAACCAATCGATGTAGAGGTAGGGGCCGATGCCTACGCCCACCTCCGGAGGAGTGGTGTTGTACAACCCGGATTGGGAGCCGTCTTCGCCCAGGAGACAGATTGGGGATACGTGTTCGTCGGCCCAGTCACCTCACAGGCAAGAAACCAGGATTAA